A single window of Leptolyngbya ohadii IS1 DNA harbors:
- the fumC gene encoding class II fumarate hydratase: METAPTRIETDSMGAIKVPADRYWGAQTQRSLQYFAIGDDVMPRELIRAIGILKRAAATVNQSLGKLPSEKSQRIEQAADEVVAGQLDDHFPLRIWQTGSGTQTNMNANEVIANRAIELAGGVLGSKEPIHPNDHVNRSQSSNDTFPTAMHIAAVEEITHRLLPAVTQLKDALAKQAADFEDIIKIGRTHLMDAVPLTLGQEFSAYVSQLEKDLARIQTTLPDLYELAIGGTAVGTGLNTHPEFADRVAAEISRLTGLPFVAAPNKFAALAAHDAIVMTSSALKTLAVSLMKIANDIRWLGSGPRCGLGELRLPENEPGSSIMPGKVNPTQCEAMTMVCVQVMGNDAAVAIAGSQGNFELNVFKPVMIFNLLNSIRLLTGACTMFRLHLVEGIQPNREQIQHFVENSLMLVTALNPSIGYDRAAQVAKKAYQEGKTLKEACIALGFLSGEEFDQLVRPEAMIAPQP; this comes from the coding sequence ATGGAAACTGCCCCGACCCGCATCGAAACAGACAGCATGGGTGCGATCAAAGTGCCTGCCGATCGCTATTGGGGAGCGCAAACCCAGCGATCGCTGCAATATTTTGCGATCGGGGATGATGTGATGCCCAGGGAATTAATTCGGGCGATCGGGATTTTGAAGCGGGCAGCGGCAACAGTAAATCAAAGTTTGGGGAAACTGCCGTCTGAGAAATCGCAGCGAATCGAGCAAGCCGCCGATGAAGTGGTTGCGGGCCAGCTAGACGACCATTTTCCCCTGAGGATCTGGCAAACGGGCAGCGGCACCCAAACCAACATGAACGCCAATGAAGTGATTGCCAATCGGGCGATCGAGCTGGCAGGGGGCGTATTGGGCAGCAAAGAGCCAATCCATCCCAACGATCATGTCAACCGATCGCAGTCCTCCAACGATACGTTCCCGACGGCGATGCACATTGCGGCAGTAGAGGAGATCACCCATCGCCTTCTCCCGGCAGTCACGCAACTCAAGGATGCTCTGGCGAAACAGGCGGCGGACTTCGAGGACATTATCAAAATTGGACGCACCCACTTAATGGATGCCGTACCGCTAACGCTGGGACAGGAATTCTCAGCCTATGTGTCTCAGCTTGAAAAAGACCTGGCACGCATTCAAACCACCCTGCCCGACCTGTATGAACTGGCGATCGGTGGAACGGCTGTGGGCACAGGGCTGAATACCCATCCCGAATTTGCCGATCGGGTGGCGGCAGAAATTTCGCGCCTGACCGGGTTGCCCTTTGTCGCAGCCCCGAATAAATTTGCGGCTTTGGCGGCACACGATGCGATCGTTATGACCAGCAGCGCGCTGAAAACCCTTGCCGTATCGCTGATGAAAATCGCTAATGATATCCGCTGGTTGGGGTCGGGTCCTCGCTGTGGATTGGGCGAACTGCGCCTGCCGGAAAATGAACCCGGATCGTCCATTATGCCGGGCAAGGTGAATCCCACCCAGTGCGAAGCCATGACGATGGTTTGCGTTCAGGTGATGGGTAATGATGCGGCTGTGGCGATCGCAGGCAGTCAGGGCAATTTTGAGCTGAACGTCTTTAAGCCCGTGATGATCTTTAATCTGCTCAATTCCATCCGGCTGCTGACGGGAGCCTGCACCATGTTTCGGCTGCATCTGGTGGAAGGCATTCAGCCCAATCGGGAACAGATTCAGCACTTTGTCGAAAATTCCCTGATGCTGGTAACGGCTCTAAATCCGTCGATCGGGTACGATCGCGCCGCACAGGTTGCCAAAAAAGCCTATCAGGAAGGTAAAACGCTCAAGGAAGCCTGTATCGCCCTCGGTTTTCTGTCGGGAGAGGAGTTCGATCAGCTGGTGCGTCCCGAAGCGATGATTGCTCCTCAGCCCTAA
- a CDS encoding trimeric intracellular cation channel family protein — protein MKAIFLVDLLGTFAFSITGIIGGIRHRLDIIGAFFLAFVTAMGGGMIRDMLLGVPSHTFNDPWHIGTVLLGVIFTYLFIDKVQEKYEFFICLDALGLSVFTVIGIETAISLDVHFLGAILAGMLTAVGGGVIRDTLIGDIPLIFHKEVYATASLLGGAVFYCLHQFNVVPLPWNIFLSSSLIFVVRLWGYKNNVHMPRFYR, from the coding sequence ATGAAAGCAATTTTTCTGGTTGATTTGCTGGGGACGTTTGCCTTTTCAATCACGGGTATCATTGGCGGGATTCGCCATCGGCTCGACATCATTGGAGCTTTTTTTTTGGCATTCGTCACGGCAATGGGGGGTGGCATGATCAGAGATATGTTGCTAGGAGTGCCGTCTCACACATTTAATGATCCCTGGCATATTGGCACCGTTTTGCTGGGCGTCATTTTTACCTATTTATTTATCGATAAAGTTCAGGAGAAATATGAATTTTTTATTTGTCTTGATGCCCTGGGACTTTCTGTTTTTACGGTCATTGGTATAGAAACAGCAATTTCTTTAGATGTTCATTTTCTTGGGGCTATATTGGCAGGGATGCTGACCGCAGTGGGAGGCGGAGTCATTCGAGATACGCTGATCGGCGATATTCCTCTGATATTTCACAAAGAAGTGTATGCAACAGCATCTTTGCTGGGGGGAGCTGTCTTTTATTGCCTCCATCAGTTTAATGTGGTGCCCCTTCCCTGGAATATTTTTCTGTCTTCTAGCCTGATCTTTGTAGTGCGTTTGTGGGGGTACAAAAATAACGTTCATATGCCACGCTTCTACCGTTAA
- a CDS encoding VOC family protein — translation MKEFQLQGINHLALVCQDMTRTIDFYCNTLGLQLIKTIQLPDGGQHFFFDIGNGDALAFFWFPQAPERAPGIASVNPAAMQTGDIRTAHGSMNHVAFKVSAEKLNEYREQLAAKGVQTTPVLHHADVPSGYVPEADETTFLSSFYFFDPDGILLEFAATVRELGDPERDLNFSL, via the coding sequence ATGAAAGAATTTCAGCTCCAAGGCATTAATCATCTTGCTCTCGTCTGCCAGGACATGACCCGCACGATCGATTTCTACTGCAATACGTTGGGTCTACAGCTGATCAAAACAATTCAGCTTCCGGACGGCGGGCAGCACTTCTTCTTCGATATTGGCAATGGGGATGCGCTGGCTTTCTTCTGGTTTCCCCAAGCTCCAGAAAGGGCACCGGGTATTGCATCAGTTAATCCGGCTGCAATGCAAACAGGGGATATTAGAACCGCGCATGGCTCAATGAATCATGTTGCTTTCAAAGTTTCGGCGGAGAAGCTCAATGAGTATCGAGAGCAGCTCGCGGCAAAAGGGGTTCAAACAACGCCCGTTCTCCATCATGCAGATGTACCCTCTGGCTATGTTCCAGAGGCAGATGAAACCACCTTCCTCTCTTCCTTTTACTTTTTTGATCCAGACGGTATTCTGCTAGAGTTTGCGGCAACAGTGCGGGAATTGGGCGATCCTGAACGCGATCTGAACTTTTCTCTGTAA